One stretch of Jiangella gansuensis DSM 44835 DNA includes these proteins:
- a CDS encoding IclR family transcriptional regulator, which yields MNESVRKAADVLSALADAGRDMSAREISVLTDVPKSTAQRLLQSLEDSGLVRQDQATRRYGLGPRTLTLGMAYRERIDVRAQAMPYMARLRDELDETIALAVRAGSARIYVEQLEARSGLKVKAELGRPYPLWAGASGRILLAGLTRDEVIRFAADVGEAAFTHVDPPTLNGLLARLERIHEQGYEWAFEETMRGVHTVAAPIRVSLSEMAVLSVSGPSTRFNENLMEAATGPLMEAAREISSSMGYPHPPQGWNEQQASAV from the coding sequence GTGAACGAGTCGGTCCGTAAGGCGGCGGACGTCCTGTCCGCCCTCGCGGACGCCGGCCGCGACATGAGCGCCCGCGAGATCAGCGTGCTCACCGACGTGCCGAAGAGCACCGCGCAGCGCCTGCTGCAGTCCCTCGAGGACAGCGGCCTGGTGCGGCAGGACCAGGCCACCCGCCGCTACGGCCTCGGCCCGCGCACGCTGACCCTCGGCATGGCCTACCGCGAGCGCATCGACGTGCGGGCGCAGGCCATGCCGTACATGGCCCGGCTGCGCGATGAACTCGACGAGACCATCGCGCTGGCGGTACGCGCGGGGTCAGCCCGCATCTACGTCGAACAGCTCGAGGCCCGGTCCGGGCTCAAGGTGAAAGCCGAGCTCGGCCGGCCGTATCCGCTCTGGGCGGGCGCGTCCGGCCGTATCCTGCTGGCCGGCCTGACCCGCGACGAGGTCATCAGGTTCGCGGCGGACGTGGGTGAGGCGGCGTTCACCCACGTCGACCCGCCGACGCTGAACGGCCTGCTGGCGCGGCTGGAGCGGATCCACGAGCAGGGCTACGAGTGGGCGTTCGAAGAGACCATGCGCGGCGTTCACACCGTCGCCGCACCGATCCGGGTGTCGCTGTCGGAGATGGCGGTGCTCAGCGTCTCCGGGCCGTCCACGCGGTTCAACGAGAACCTCATGGAGGCCGCCACCGGGCCGCTGATGGAGGCCGCCCGGGAGATCTCGTCGTCCATGGGCTACCCGCATCCGCCACAAGGGTGGAACGAACAGCAGGCGTCAGCCGTCTGA
- a CDS encoding dihydrodipicolinate synthase family protein, producing the protein MTPGRIGGVAPVLEVPFTIAGEVDEAGFARVVDHVLGTGVTAVMFPGFASEFHKLDDAERDRLTGILLERTAGREAAAIVSVPDHATAIAVRRARAAVGAGADAINLLPPHFLSPPGAQVLAHVEAVLDAVPSTPVVLQYAPAQTGTVLSPRSIRDLAGRHPNLRFVKVEAVPPGPVITALGDGDPPIPCLVGYAGVQLPDALRRGTAGVQPGCSFVELYVRIWDLWSAGDTDAALALHTRMLPYLASWMQDVELVIQAEKTISQRRGLIDHDVCRAPYRPLDAYESALVERFLDEFGDLLPPVTR; encoded by the coding sequence ATGACGCCCGGCCGCATCGGCGGCGTCGCCCCGGTGCTCGAGGTTCCGTTCACCATCGCTGGTGAGGTGGACGAGGCCGGCTTCGCCCGCGTGGTCGACCACGTCCTCGGCACCGGGGTCACGGCGGTGATGTTCCCCGGATTCGCGTCGGAGTTCCACAAGCTCGACGACGCCGAACGCGACCGGCTCACCGGCATCCTGCTGGAACGCACGGCCGGGCGCGAGGCCGCCGCGATCGTGTCGGTGCCCGACCACGCCACCGCGATCGCGGTCCGCCGCGCCCGAGCCGCCGTCGGCGCCGGCGCGGACGCGATCAACCTGCTGCCGCCGCACTTCCTGTCGCCGCCAGGCGCGCAGGTGCTCGCACACGTCGAGGCGGTCCTCGACGCCGTGCCGTCGACACCCGTCGTCCTGCAGTACGCCCCGGCCCAGACCGGCACCGTCCTGAGCCCGCGGAGCATCCGCGACCTCGCCGGCCGGCACCCGAACCTGCGCTTCGTCAAGGTGGAAGCGGTACCGCCGGGTCCGGTCATCACCGCGCTGGGCGACGGCGACCCGCCGATTCCCTGCCTCGTCGGCTACGCGGGAGTCCAGTTGCCCGACGCGCTGCGGCGCGGGACCGCCGGCGTCCAACCCGGCTGCTCGTTCGTGGAGCTGTACGTGCGGATCTGGGACCTCTGGTCGGCCGGCGACACCGACGCGGCGCTCGCCTTGCACACCCGGATGCTCCCGTACCTCGCCTCGTGGATGCAGGACGTGGAGCTGGTCATCCAGGCGGAAAAGACGATCTCGCAACGCCGCGGGCTGATCGACCACGACGTGTGCCGTGCGCCGTACCGCCCGCTCGACGCGTACGAGTCCGCCCTGGTGGAACGCTTCCTCGACGAGTTCGGCGACCTGCTGCCGCCGGTGACCCGCTGA
- a CDS encoding carbohydrate ABC transporter permease produces the protein MALAFRNGTDTRRHDGAGGMSAFERARRRLYLPFVIPALLLHLAFVIGPTVAALWISFHRWDGVSPMEWTGLDNYTALLKDSTFRTALVNTLVILVVAGLAIFVISFALTMVVREMRWKSFVRSVLFFPHIVSAIVLSIVWGFIFQHNGAVNTILDRLFGTEPIPWLNADNLFIMILVGTVWLSTGLYVTIIMAGVDRIPPYFYDDALLAGASAVQRLRYVTLPLSWDVISVAAIYWTISSLKIFEFIYAFGGTTNDLPPPGVWNSALFVYGESFGGRSPSYLFGYASASAILMLVLFAFLVVGLRRMMRRDPIEF, from the coding sequence ATGGCCCTGGCATTCCGGAACGGGACGGACACCCGCCGGCATGACGGCGCCGGCGGGATGTCCGCCTTCGAGCGCGCCCGCCGGCGGCTGTACCTCCCGTTCGTCATCCCCGCACTGCTGCTGCACCTGGCGTTCGTCATCGGGCCGACGGTGGCGGCGCTGTGGATCAGCTTCCACCGCTGGGACGGCGTGTCCCCGATGGAGTGGACGGGCCTGGACAACTACACGGCGCTGCTGAAGGACTCGACATTCCGCACCGCCCTGGTGAACACGCTGGTGATCCTGGTCGTGGCCGGGCTGGCGATCTTCGTCATCAGCTTCGCGCTCACCATGGTGGTGCGGGAGATGCGGTGGAAGTCCTTCGTCCGGTCCGTGCTGTTCTTCCCGCACATCGTGTCGGCCATCGTGCTGTCGATCGTGTGGGGCTTCATCTTCCAGCACAACGGCGCCGTCAACACGATCCTGGACCGGCTCTTCGGCACCGAGCCGATCCCGTGGCTGAACGCCGACAACCTCTTCATCATGATTCTCGTCGGCACGGTCTGGCTCTCGACCGGCCTGTACGTCACCATCATCATGGCCGGCGTCGACCGCATCCCGCCGTACTTCTACGACGACGCCCTCCTGGCCGGGGCGAGTGCCGTGCAGCGGCTGCGCTACGTCACGCTGCCGCTGTCCTGGGACGTCATCTCGGTGGCGGCCATCTACTGGACCATCAGCTCGCTCAAGATCTTCGAGTTCATCTACGCCTTCGGCGGGACCACCAATGACCTGCCGCCGCCCGGCGTCTGGAACTCCGCGCTGTTCGTGTACGGCGAGTCGTTCGGCGGCCGCAGCCCGTCATACCTGTTCGGCTACGCCTCGGCGTCCGCGATTCTCATGCTGGTGCTGTTCGCGTTCCTCGTCGTCGGCCTCCGGCGCATGATGCGGAGGGATCCCATTGAGTTCTGA
- a CDS encoding ABC transporter substrate-binding protein — translation MRYRVRREGRVALAFALMLVTATAACGSDDSAAGSSDELTYWSMWQEKEPQAQVIAQAIEAFEQDTGITVNVEWQGRDNITKLLAALRGGDVPDLIDQQYFTISNAIVGNDQFTPLGDVYDMEIPGEDLTVADALTDKYDMFTTADDGERFLVPYEVIGYTVWYDATALPDVAANPPATWDDFTALLADAKAAGRSGIALDADIAGYAEYWTSTALVRALGPGGFNELVSDEEAAGWDTPEVREALTAIEQLAAGAHFIPGYDSSKFPAVQTQWAQGDADFLYMGSWAPTETGEFAAPEFEYRSFNFPTLGSDDSLPASVIGFAIPGPADGADAASEFIAYFLNKDRLSPISTDAANLTPRADIDVPPQLADVNELLQSKSLSKITDGVLGDHSDFDTKIFQPLNLELMTGRVSVDEFIEQIAAQQRDYWENQG, via the coding sequence ATGCGATACCGAGTCCGCCGCGAGGGCCGGGTTGCGCTCGCGTTCGCGCTGATGTTGGTCACGGCCACGGCTGCCTGCGGCTCCGATGATTCGGCGGCCGGTTCCTCGGACGAGCTGACCTACTGGTCGATGTGGCAGGAGAAGGAGCCGCAGGCCCAGGTGATCGCACAGGCCATCGAGGCGTTCGAGCAGGACACCGGCATCACCGTGAACGTCGAGTGGCAGGGCCGCGACAACATCACCAAGCTGCTGGCGGCCCTGCGCGGCGGCGACGTGCCCGACCTCATCGACCAGCAGTACTTCACGATCAGCAACGCCATCGTCGGCAACGACCAGTTCACGCCGCTCGGCGACGTCTACGACATGGAGATCCCCGGCGAGGACCTCACCGTCGCCGACGCGCTCACCGACAAGTACGACATGTTCACCACCGCCGACGACGGCGAACGCTTCCTGGTGCCGTACGAGGTGATCGGCTACACGGTCTGGTACGACGCGACGGCGCTGCCGGACGTCGCGGCGAACCCGCCGGCCACCTGGGACGACTTCACGGCGTTGCTGGCCGACGCCAAGGCCGCCGGACGCAGCGGCATCGCCCTGGACGCCGACATCGCCGGATACGCGGAGTACTGGACGTCCACGGCCCTGGTCCGCGCGCTCGGCCCGGGCGGATTCAACGAACTGGTGTCGGACGAGGAGGCCGCCGGCTGGGACACCCCCGAGGTACGTGAGGCGCTCACAGCCATCGAGCAGCTGGCCGCGGGGGCGCACTTCATCCCCGGCTACGACAGCAGCAAGTTCCCCGCCGTCCAGACGCAGTGGGCCCAGGGTGACGCCGACTTCCTCTACATGGGCAGCTGGGCACCCACGGAGACCGGCGAGTTCGCGGCGCCGGAGTTCGAGTACCGGTCGTTCAACTTCCCGACGCTGGGCAGCGACGACTCCCTGCCGGCCAGTGTCATCGGATTCGCGATCCCCGGCCCGGCAGACGGCGCCGACGCCGCCTCCGAGTTCATCGCCTACTTCCTCAACAAGGACCGGCTCTCCCCGATCTCCACCGATGCCGCGAACCTCACCCCGCGGGCGGACATCGACGTACCGCCGCAGCTGGCCGACGTCAACGAGCTGCTGCAGAGCAAGAGCCTCAGCAAGATCACCGACGGTGTGCTCGGCGACCACTCCGACTTCGACACCAAGATCTTTCAGCCGCTGAACCTCGAGCTCATGACCGGCCGGGTGTCGGTGGACGAGTTCATCGAGCAGATCGCCGCCCAGCAGCGCGACTACTGGGAGAACCAGGGCTGA
- a CDS encoding mandelate racemase/muconate lactonizing enzyme family protein, translated as MTTPTRIERIRATEVVVPARPGAVDSPSIDRPLHNLPWKGAASWSVQFDRMPKVILELELHDGTVGLGELYRGHDWDVVDAVAAGLVGRDVRTISLQEPPVARTHEFDGFEMALWDVYARSAGLRVVDLLGGPLRDRVAVSAWSSHREVAEIGDVVRPFAAAGFTNVKLKCSLDDDVVAWCAAIAEHAPGMSVVLDPNGRFERLADARAIGLALAEIGNVACLEDPIPHWAVDDWVELRRALPIPLARHLSLAHPQFAHRGSELVAVLRRGSADMLNLTAGLNDFRRLDHVADVFNLTTWHGSQVDLGIAEAAYLHSCAAARTCVEPSDVFGRLIRSHDLLREPLRIEPPYAYLPEGPGLGVSLDEAARLEFRTVDKEYLAR; from the coding sequence ATGACGACGCCCACGCGCATCGAACGCATCCGCGCCACCGAGGTGGTCGTGCCGGCCCGGCCGGGCGCCGTGGACTCGCCGTCCATCGACCGGCCACTGCACAACCTGCCGTGGAAGGGCGCGGCCAGCTGGTCCGTGCAGTTCGACCGGATGCCCAAGGTGATCCTCGAACTGGAGCTACACGACGGAACTGTCGGGCTGGGTGAGCTCTACCGGGGACACGATTGGGACGTCGTCGACGCCGTCGCCGCCGGCCTCGTCGGGCGGGACGTCCGGACGATCAGCCTGCAGGAACCACCGGTCGCACGCACGCACGAGTTCGACGGCTTCGAGATGGCGCTGTGGGACGTCTATGCGCGCTCGGCCGGGCTGCGGGTCGTCGACCTCCTCGGTGGTCCGCTGCGCGACCGGGTAGCGGTCAGCGCCTGGTCGAGCCACCGCGAGGTGGCCGAGATCGGTGACGTGGTCCGCCCGTTCGCCGCGGCCGGCTTCACGAACGTGAAACTGAAGTGCTCGCTCGACGACGACGTCGTGGCGTGGTGCGCGGCCATCGCCGAGCACGCGCCGGGAATGTCCGTGGTGCTCGACCCCAACGGCCGGTTCGAGCGGCTCGCCGACGCCCGTGCCATCGGACTGGCGCTGGCCGAGATCGGCAACGTCGCCTGCCTGGAGGACCCGATCCCGCACTGGGCCGTGGACGACTGGGTCGAGCTGCGCCGTGCGCTGCCGATCCCGCTGGCCCGGCACCTCTCTCTGGCGCACCCGCAGTTCGCCCACCGCGGCAGCGAACTGGTCGCCGTCCTACGCCGGGGCAGCGCGGACATGCTGAACCTCACCGCGGGCCTGAACGACTTCCGCCGTCTCGACCACGTGGCGGACGTGTTCAACCTGACGACCTGGCACGGGTCACAGGTGGATCTCGGCATCGCGGAAGCGGCCTACCTGCACTCCTGCGCCGCGGCCCGCACCTGCGTGGAGCCCAGCGACGTCTTCGGCCGGCTGATCCGCTCGCACGACCTGCTGCGCGAACCGCTGCGCATCGAACCGCCGTACGCGTACCTGCCCGAAGGACCCGGCCTGGGCGTCAGCCTCGACGAGGCGGCGCGGCTGGAGTTCCGCACCGTCGACAAGGAGTACCTGGCCCGATGA
- the menD gene encoding 2-succinyl-5-enolpyruvyl-6-hydroxy-3-cyclohexene-1-carboxylic-acid synthase, with the protein MNPSTAAARALVAELVRRGVRHSVLAPGSRSAPLAHALADAAGRGELRLHVRIDERVAAFTALGLARGSGPVAVVTTSGTAVASLHPAVLEAAHGGVPLLLLTADRPHEVRGTGANQTTDQVRIFGTAVRFFADVPAPFGRPGEAADLRNLVARALAAADGVRSGDPGPAHLNLAFREPLVPDLDSGADSGSESPVEVTGAVRVDPLAAVEPVLLDDGPRTVVVAGDRAGAAAREFAEAAGHPMLAEPSSGARAGACAIGPYRLLVPRPDLGGRIERAVVFGHPTLSRPVSALLARSDVEIVVVAGRGPEWPDAGRRAARVVSSVHAGGPSRHGDWLSAWQQAGKAAQQAVDDVAAAGPLTGPAVAAAVWAARQPGEYLMTGSSNPVRDLDLAAAPSPAGADDGSVLANRGLAGIDGTLSTATGVALATGRPTRALVGDLTFLHDAGGLLLGPLEEQPDLQVVVVNDDGGGIFALLEHGEPAHAARFERVFGTPHGADLAALCAGYGVPHRRASDLDSLRAALASPPAGRSVVEVPVDRAALRDLHARIRAAVDAALS; encoded by the coding sequence GTGAACCCTTCGACCGCGGCGGCCCGGGCACTGGTGGCCGAGTTGGTCCGCCGGGGCGTCCGCCATTCGGTGCTGGCGCCCGGCTCCCGCAGCGCACCGCTGGCGCATGCTCTCGCCGACGCCGCCGGCCGCGGCGAACTGCGGCTGCACGTGCGCATCGATGAGCGGGTAGCCGCCTTCACAGCGCTCGGACTGGCCCGGGGGAGCGGCCCGGTCGCGGTGGTCACCACGTCCGGCACCGCGGTGGCCAGCCTGCACCCGGCGGTCCTCGAAGCCGCGCACGGCGGGGTTCCCCTGCTGCTGCTCACCGCCGACCGTCCGCACGAGGTCCGCGGCACCGGCGCCAACCAGACCACCGACCAGGTGCGGATCTTCGGGACCGCGGTGCGGTTCTTCGCCGATGTCCCGGCGCCGTTCGGGCGGCCCGGCGAGGCAGCCGACCTGCGCAACCTGGTAGCCCGCGCGCTGGCCGCCGCCGACGGCGTCCGCTCCGGCGACCCCGGGCCGGCGCACCTGAACCTCGCCTTCCGCGAGCCGCTCGTCCCCGACCTGGACTCCGGCGCCGACAGCGGCAGCGAGTCCCCGGTCGAGGTCACGGGAGCGGTCCGCGTCGACCCGCTGGCCGCCGTGGAGCCGGTGCTGCTGGACGACGGGCCCCGCACCGTCGTCGTCGCCGGCGATCGCGCCGGAGCCGCGGCCCGCGAGTTCGCCGAGGCCGCCGGCCACCCCATGCTGGCCGAACCGTCGTCGGGTGCCCGGGCCGGTGCCTGCGCCATCGGCCCGTACCGGCTGCTGGTGCCGCGCCCGGACCTCGGCGGCCGCATCGAACGGGCTGTGGTGTTCGGCCACCCGACCCTGTCCCGGCCGGTCAGCGCGCTGCTGGCACGAAGCGACGTCGAGATCGTGGTGGTGGCCGGCCGCGGCCCCGAATGGCCCGACGCCGGCCGCCGCGCCGCCCGCGTCGTATCGTCCGTGCACGCCGGCGGCCCCAGCCGGCACGGCGACTGGCTGTCCGCCTGGCAGCAGGCCGGCAAGGCCGCCCAACAGGCCGTCGACGACGTCGCCGCCGCCGGTCCGCTCACCGGCCCGGCCGTGGCGGCAGCGGTCTGGGCGGCACGGCAGCCGGGGGAGTACCTGATGACGGGCTCGTCCAACCCGGTCCGCGACCTCGACCTCGCCGCCGCGCCGTCCCCGGCCGGCGCCGACGACGGGTCCGTGCTGGCCAACCGGGGGCTCGCCGGCATCGACGGCACGCTCTCGACAGCCACCGGAGTCGCCCTGGCCACCGGGCGCCCCACCCGCGCGCTCGTCGGCGACCTCACCTTCCTGCACGACGCCGGCGGCCTCCTCCTCGGCCCGCTGGAGGAACAGCCCGACCTGCAGGTCGTCGTCGTCAACGACGACGGCGGCGGCATCTTCGCCCTGCTCGAACACGGCGAACCCGCCCACGCGGCCCGCTTCGAGCGCGTCTTCGGCACCCCGCACGGCGCCGACCTGGCGGCGTTGTGTGCCGGCTACGGCGTGCCGCACCGCCGGGCGAGCGACCTGGACTCGCTGCGCGCCGCGCTGGCCTCGCCGCCGGCCGGACGCAGCGTCGTCGAAGTGCCGGTCGACCGGGCCGCCCTGCGCGACCTGCACGCACGCATCCGAGCCGCCGTCGACGCCGCGCTGTCCTGA
- a CDS encoding carbohydrate ABC transporter permease, whose translation MSSETSVLTRDRGAAPEPAPRRRTARPEPGRAAGRVLVWGFVAFNILIFLFLIVSSVKTTPDIFSAPWGIPTALHLENWSNAWNESGFARATVNTVVLAVAGSISTLVVSAPAAYVLSRVRHRSAGPLSLFFALGLGIPAQVTVIPLFEMLSRVGLVNSLFGLFILYTATHVPFTVFLLTGFMRSLPGEIEEAAAIDGASALRSFVQVMLPLARSGMVTVLILNAISMWNETLLGIVFLQSVDNYTLSLAVLNFLSSMQFSGADYGGLFAGVCILVLPMLALYVWLGRRIVEGITLGAGK comes from the coding sequence TTGAGTTCTGAGACCAGCGTGCTCACGAGGGATCGCGGCGCCGCCCCCGAGCCGGCTCCGCGCCGCCGGACCGCGCGGCCCGAGCCCGGCCGCGCCGCCGGCAGGGTTCTGGTGTGGGGCTTCGTCGCGTTCAACATCCTGATCTTCCTGTTCCTGATCGTGTCGTCGGTCAAGACGACGCCGGACATCTTCTCCGCCCCCTGGGGGATCCCGACCGCGCTGCACCTGGAGAACTGGTCCAACGCCTGGAACGAGAGCGGGTTCGCCCGGGCGACCGTGAACACCGTCGTGCTGGCGGTGGCGGGGTCGATCAGCACGCTGGTCGTGTCGGCGCCGGCCGCCTACGTCCTCAGCCGGGTCCGGCACCGCTCGGCGGGTCCGCTGAGCCTGTTCTTCGCGCTCGGGCTGGGCATCCCCGCGCAGGTCACCGTCATCCCGCTGTTCGAGATGCTGTCCAGGGTCGGCCTCGTCAACAGCCTGTTCGGGTTGTTCATCCTGTACACCGCCACCCACGTGCCGTTCACGGTCTTCCTGCTGACCGGCTTCATGCGGTCGCTGCCGGGTGAGATCGAGGAAGCTGCGGCCATCGACGGCGCGTCCGCGCTGCGGTCCTTCGTCCAGGTGATGCTTCCGCTGGCGCGTTCGGGCATGGTGACGGTGCTGATCCTGAACGCCATCTCGATGTGGAACGAGACCCTGCTGGGCATCGTCTTCCTGCAGAGCGTGGACAACTACACGCTGTCGCTGGCGGTGCTGAACTTCCTGTCGAGCATGCAGTTCTCCGGTGCCGACTACGGCGGCCTGTTCGCCGGGGTGTGCATCCTCGTGCTGCCCATGCTCGCGCTCTACGTGTGGCTGGGCCGCCGGATCGTCGAGGGCATCACCCTCGGAGCGGGGAAGTGA
- a CDS encoding RidA family protein yields MSRSDPRPRKELPAGAGQHATAGPYSPVLVIHTDRLVVISGQAAIAPDGSVTGRDIEEQTHATLENCRRQLATAGCTFADVVKVTGYLTDLSQWQRFNAVYETYLPEPRPVRTVVGAALLDGLLVEVEMWAVAP; encoded by the coding sequence ATGAGCAGATCCGACCCCCGCCCGCGCAAGGAGCTACCGGCCGGTGCCGGTCAGCACGCCACGGCCGGGCCCTATTCGCCGGTGCTGGTGATCCACACGGACCGGCTCGTGGTCATCTCCGGGCAGGCCGCTATCGCCCCCGACGGGTCGGTGACCGGCCGGGACATCGAGGAGCAGACCCACGCGACCCTGGAGAACTGCCGCCGGCAGCTGGCCACCGCGGGCTGCACGTTCGCCGACGTCGTCAAGGTCACCGGCTACCTGACCGACCTCTCACAATGGCAGCGGTTCAACGCCGTCTACGAGACCTACCTGCCCGAACCGCGTCCAGTACGCACCGTCGTGGGCGCGGCGCTGCTGGACGGACTGCTCGTCGAGGTGGAGATGTGGGCCGTCGCTCCGTGA
- a CDS encoding creatininase family protein: protein MTYWEHLTSARLGAVEQAVPVVLPLGAVEQHGPHLPLATDRMIVDHFCRELDRRLGDEVLILPTISVGYSRHHDDFPGTLSLSHETLLRQIVETAGSALELGMSNLLLLNAHGGNEGIGQVALEHLGHRWPDRTIVRTTWWQVAADALLELSTTGPGGVGHACELETSLLLSFAAPLVDTSAIPARANTSAYSWDVADMLRGAPAIAYRRFADVSPTGVFGDPRAATAEKGARISEVVSDRLVGLVRSLRAGPR from the coding sequence ATGACGTACTGGGAACACCTGACCTCCGCGCGGCTCGGTGCCGTCGAGCAGGCGGTGCCGGTCGTGCTGCCGCTGGGCGCCGTCGAGCAGCACGGGCCGCACCTGCCGCTGGCCACCGACCGCATGATCGTCGACCACTTCTGCCGGGAGCTCGACCGCCGGCTGGGCGACGAGGTGCTGATCCTGCCGACCATCTCGGTGGGCTACTCGCGCCACCACGACGACTTCCCGGGCACGCTGTCGCTGAGCCACGAGACCCTGCTGCGCCAGATCGTCGAGACCGCCGGTTCCGCGCTGGAGCTGGGCATGTCGAACCTGCTCCTCCTCAACGCGCACGGCGGCAACGAGGGCATCGGCCAAGTGGCGCTGGAACACCTCGGTCACCGCTGGCCCGACCGCACCATCGTGCGGACCACCTGGTGGCAGGTGGCCGCGGATGCCCTGTTGGAGCTGAGCACCACCGGCCCGGGCGGCGTCGGACACGCCTGCGAGCTGGAGACGTCGCTGCTGCTGTCGTTCGCCGCGCCGCTGGTCGACACGTCGGCCATCCCGGCCCGGGCGAACACCAGCGCCTACAGCTGGGACGTCGCGGACATGCTGCGCGGTGCGCCCGCCATCGCGTACCGGCGGTTCGCGGACGTGTCACCGACCGGCGTGTTCGGCGACCCCCGCGCGGCCACGGCCGAGAAGGGCGCCCGGATCAGCGAGGTCGTGTCGGACCGGCTGGTCGGCCTGGTCCGCTCCCTGCGGGCGGGACCGCGATGA
- a CDS encoding SDR family NAD(P)-dependent oxidoreductase yields the protein MNHTAPPAPPAPAPGDLAGHTVLVTGGTGPAIASGLCQALHAAGAQLVVNGLTDDDVRATVARYPGAVGVVGDVSRPDDADRLIAEATERCGPLTGLVNNAGIGLAEPMTEVTDEQFDRVVDTDFRGVWLTSRAFARTVVARGGTGAIVNISSVHAAKTIGRFGVYAAAKAGVEGLTRGLAVDLGPAGVRCNAIAPGYVPADRSLAPPEHPVHTTSWRDAHTRGEQALHRVIEPIDCGWAAAFLLSERSRCITGQVLTVDAGLTALLYNGDMTARIHADGQRFARAAREQSTGGTP from the coding sequence GTGAACCACACCGCACCACCCGCGCCACCCGCTCCAGCGCCCGGCGACCTCGCCGGCCACACGGTGCTCGTCACCGGCGGGACCGGTCCGGCCATCGCCTCCGGCCTGTGCCAGGCCCTGCACGCGGCCGGCGCCCAGCTCGTCGTCAACGGCCTGACCGACGACGACGTGCGCGCCACCGTCGCGCGGTATCCCGGAGCCGTCGGGGTGGTCGGCGACGTCTCCCGGCCCGACGACGCCGATCGGCTGATCGCCGAGGCCACCGAGCGATGCGGTCCGCTGACCGGCCTGGTCAACAACGCCGGCATCGGCCTGGCCGAGCCCATGACCGAGGTCACAGACGAGCAGTTCGACCGAGTGGTCGACACCGACTTCCGCGGGGTCTGGCTGACCAGCCGAGCCTTCGCCCGCACGGTCGTGGCCCGCGGCGGCACCGGCGCCATCGTCAACATCTCGTCGGTCCACGCGGCCAAGACCATCGGCCGGTTCGGCGTCTACGCAGCCGCCAAGGCCGGGGTCGAGGGGCTGACCCGCGGCCTGGCCGTCGACCTCGGCCCGGCTGGGGTGCGCTGCAACGCCATCGCCCCCGGCTACGTCCCCGCCGACCGTTCACTCGCACCGCCGGAGCATCCGGTGCACACGACGTCCTGGCGCGACGCCCACACCCGTGGCGAGCAGGCCCTGCACCGGGTCATCGAGCCGATCGACTGCGGGTGGGCGGCCGCGTTCCTGCTCTCCGAACGCAGCCGGTGCATCACCGGCCAGGTGCTCACCGTCGACGCCGGGCTCACCGCGCTGCTCTACAACGGCGACATGACCGCCCGCATCCACGCCGACGGGCAACGGTTCGCCCGAGCCGCCCGGGAGCAGTCCACGGGCGGCACTCCATGA